In Myxocyprinus asiaticus isolate MX2 ecotype Aquarium Trade chromosome 32, UBuf_Myxa_2, whole genome shotgun sequence, one genomic interval encodes:
- the LOC127423308 gene encoding beta-tectorin-like, whose translation MAAVGVILILLPMTWACAPQKADYVMVSCFPNAIIANVPECPYGWEIGQLSLGGVCYSGINTPGFYRFTIPDLTPKNHSYCGTLSEYVGGKDPRYIFYNSIVSNDSSLTVRNQPVNYTFSCTYKAAYLVNNAVFSQRVATVYVNNGSLGSFKSQLSMNVFTNSKFLYAKDAPYVIDTSEIGSEVFIGIEAKGLSNRFKVVIANCWATPTPYSTDKKRWTLILNSCSLDSTVTIFENAKDSRSMFKFNSFRFQRLEKVSTVWLHCEVQVCDGEKMFCQPTPCSSRSTEFELDPNGGILTMEFQVKAQHSSSYIHLAGPFLCMLSIMILNEILGYFSL comes from the exons ATGGCAGCTGTTGGTGTTATCCTCATTCTCCTCCCTATGACATGGGCCTGTGCCCCTCAAAAAGCTG ACTATGTAATGGTGTCATGTTTTCCCAATGCCATCATTGCAAACGTGCCAGAGTGTCCATATGGATGGGAGATTGGCCAGTTATCCCTGGGCGGAGTGTGCTACTCCGGGATTAACACTCCGGGCTTCTATCGTTTCACCATCCCAGACCTCACTCCTAAGAATCACTCTTACTGTGGGACCTTGTCTGAG TATGTAGGAGGCAAAGACCCACGGTACATATTCTACAACTCTATAGTGTCCAATGACTCCTCGCTCACAGTGCGGAACCAGCCTGTCAACTACACATTCAGTTGCACCTATAAAGCGGCATATCTGGTCAACAATGCCGTGTTCAGCCAAAG AGTGGCAACAGTTTATGTCAACAATGGGAGTTTAGGTTCTTTTAAGTCTCAGTTGTCAATGAACGTGTTCACA AACTCAAAGTTCCTGTACGCAAAAGATGCACCATATGTGATTGACACATCGGAGATTGGATCTGAGGTGTTCATTGGCATTGAGGCGAAAGGACTCAGTAACAG GTTCAAAGTAGTGATAGCAAATTGCTGGGCAACACCTACACCTTACTCAACAGACAAGAAAAGGTGGACTTTAATTCTGAACAG TTGCTCTTTAGACAGCACAGTCACCATATTTGAAAATGCCAAAGACAGTCGGTCCATGTTCAAGTTCAATTCATTCCGCTTCCAGCGGTTAGAGAAAGTGTCCACTGTGTGGCTCCACTGTGAGGTCCAAGTTTGTGATGGGGAAAAGATGTTCTGCCAGCCA ACTCCATGTTCATCAAGGAGTACTGAATTTGAACTTGACCCAAATGGAGGCATCCTGACCATGGAGTTTCAAGTCAAAG CACAACATTCCTCAAGCTATATACATCTTGCAG GCCCATTTCTGTGTATGCTGTCCATAATGATATTGAATGAAATTTTAGGATACTTCAGTTTGTAA